Part of the Synergistota bacterium genome, AGAAAGCTCTCCCCAAGCTTGAACGCTCAGGGAGAGCTCTTTCCTCAAAAAAGCTTCTTTCCTTGAGGGATCAAGAAAGCTATCTACTCTCGTTCCCTTAATCCTCTCAAAGGAATAAGCAGCTCTTTTAAGGTTATCTATCGAAACCCATCTGTCTAACAAATAGACCCTCGACATTACCCCTTATACCTCATCTTAGATAGCCCGGCGTATATTGCACCAACGCCGAGCTCCTCTTCTATCCTCAAAAGCTGATTATACTTAGCTACTCTATCAATCCTTGCTGGGGCACCCGTCTTTATCTGCCCTGTCAGAGCGGCCACTGCGAGATCAGCTATAAAGGTATCTTCCGTTTCCCCAGATCTGTGGGAAACAACGGCAGAGTATCCAGCATCATATGCTTGGTTTATAACATCAAGAGTTTCGGTAAGCGTACCTATCTGATTTAACTTTATAAGTATAGCATTAGCTACCCCTTCCTTTATACCTCTGCCGAGTCTTTCAGGATTCGTGACGAATATGTCATCGCCAACGAGCTGAATTCTGCTCCCTAATCGTTGGGTAAGGATCTTCCAGCCTTCCCAATCTTCCTCCGCAAGGCCATCTTCCAAGGAGATGATCGGATACTTATCAACCAGTTTTTCATAGAAATCAACCATTTCTTCGGAGGTTAGCTCTAAACCGTCTGCCTTAAGATGATATTTGCCATCCTTGAAAAACTCTGAAGCAGCAGGATCCATCGCCAGCGCTATCTCCTCGCCTGGCTTATAGCCTGCCTTTTCTATCGCCTCAACTAAAAGAGCTAAAGGTTCCTCATTAGAGGAAAGCCCCGGAGCAAATCCTCCCTCGTCTCCAACTGATGTAACTAAACCTCTCTCCTTCAGTATCTTTTTAAGAGTGTGATAGACCTCAGCTCCCATTCTCAGAGCTTCCCTGAAAGAGGGAGCTTTTATGGGAACTATCATAAACTCCTGTAAATCGAGGTTATTATCAGCGTGCTTTCCTCCGTTAAGAACGTTAAACATTGGAGTTGGGAGAACCTTTGCTCTAACCCCACCAAGGTATTTAAAAAGAGAAATTCCAATCTCATTAGCCATGGCGCGTGCAACCGCCATGGAAACAGCGAGAATGGCATTAGCTCCAAGCCGGGATTTATTGGGCGTGCCATCAAGCTCTATCATTTTCTTATCAATCTCCGCCTGATTCTCCGCATCGAGTCCTATAAGCTCTTGAGAAATTATCTCATTTATGTTTTGAACCGCTTTTAACACTCCCTTGCCACCATATCGTTTCTCCCCGTCTCTCAGCTCAATAGCCTCAAATGTGCCCGTGGAAGCCCCAGAGGGAACGATTGCCATACCAACCGCACCGCTTTCAAGAACGACTTCAGCCTCGACCGTTGGATTACCTCGTGAATCCAGTACCTCTCTACCCCATACACTTATAATTCTGCTCAATCTTCTATACCCCCTTTCTTATTCCCAACTCTACCTTTATCCTCTTACCAGTTACCATATAATATACCCTCTCTGCTATGTTAGCAGCATGATCCCCAAATCTCTCTATAAACCGGGCTATAAAGAGAAGCCCCGTTCCTCTTCTCGTAGCACTTGAGTCAGAGATCATTAGGAAAAGGAGCTCATTGAATATCTGCTTATAAAGCTCATCATTCATTTTATCCTTTTTAAAAACTTCCTCAGCTAACTGAGCGTCATTTTCCAGAAATGCTTTTATCCCCCCTTGAAGCATTTCAACACATATATCCGCCATTCTCGGAATATCGATCAGCGGTTTTAAAAGAGGTTCATCCATAAGTCTTAAAGCAAATTCAGCAACGTTTGTGGCC contains:
- the eno gene encoding phosphopyruvate hydratase — encoded protein: MSRIISVWGREVLDSRGNPTVEAEVVLESGAVGMAIVPSGASTGTFEAIELRDGEKRYGGKGVLKAVQNINEIISQELIGLDAENQAEIDKKMIELDGTPNKSRLGANAILAVSMAVARAMANEIGISLFKYLGGVRAKVLPTPMFNVLNGGKHADNNLDLQEFMIVPIKAPSFREALRMGAEVYHTLKKILKERGLVTSVGDEGGFAPGLSSNEEPLALLVEAIEKAGYKPGEEIALAMDPAASEFFKDGKYHLKADGLELTSEEMVDFYEKLVDKYPIISLEDGLAEEDWEGWKILTQRLGSRIQLVGDDIFVTNPERLGRGIKEGVANAILIKLNQIGTLTETLDVINQAYDAGYSAVVSHRSGETEDTFIADLAVAALTGQIKTGAPARIDRVAKYNQLLRIEEELGVGAIYAGLSKMRYKG
- the phoU gene encoding phosphate signaling complex protein PhoU, whose product is MISIKDALFEEDLKKIKKDLCEMADLVEDALRKAVQALREGDKELATEVVEGDDAIDLKEMEIEEKCLQVIALRQPIRGSLREVFTILKIITDLERMGDEATNVAEFALRLMDEPLLKPLIDIPRMADICVEMLQGGIKAFLENDAQLAEEVFKKDKMNDELYKQIFNELLFLMISDSSATRRGTGLLFIARFIERFGDHAANIAERVYYMVTGKRIKVELGIRKGV